One genomic window of Polyangium aurulentum includes the following:
- a CDS encoding PadR family transcriptional regulator, with protein sequence MARENTCQFAILGMLCRKPMSGYGLRNAIERTVGHFWQESYGNLYPTLERMERAGLVALEREERSPGGRVRKVYRVTAEGRVALAEWLRRPVVPHVERNELLLKLFFGARVGPEDSLAHVARSRTEAEGLLLALRILDEKVRASSEGDAEMTYWHLSIRAGLLGLEAHLRWCDEAVTALQHLAHTKESKKKRPRNVH encoded by the coding sequence GTGGCGCGAGAGAACACCTGTCAGTTCGCCATCCTGGGGATGCTGTGCCGGAAGCCCATGAGCGGTTACGGCCTGCGCAACGCCATCGAGCGGACGGTGGGGCACTTCTGGCAGGAGAGCTACGGCAACCTGTACCCGACGCTGGAGCGGATGGAGCGCGCGGGGCTGGTCGCGCTCGAGCGAGAGGAGCGCTCGCCAGGCGGGCGCGTGCGCAAGGTGTACCGGGTGACGGCGGAAGGGCGGGTGGCGCTCGCCGAGTGGCTGCGGCGGCCGGTGGTGCCCCACGTGGAGCGCAACGAGCTGCTGCTCAAGCTCTTCTTCGGTGCCCGGGTGGGGCCGGAGGACTCGCTGGCGCACGTGGCGCGCAGCCGGACCGAGGCCGAGGGGCTGCTGCTCGCGCTGCGGATCCTCGACGAGAAGGTCCGCGCCTCGAGCGAGGGCGACGCGGAGATGACCTACTGGCACCTGTCCATTCGCGCGGGGCTGCTCGGACTGGAGGCGCACCTGCGCTGGTGCGACGAGGCCGTGACGGCGCTCCAGCATCTGGCGCACACCAAGGAATCGAAAAAGAAGAGGCCTCGCAATGTCCACTGA
- a CDS encoding nitrilase-related carbon-nitrogen hydrolase yields MSTEKGSQRLPMFLPWLALVGGAGMSMLSGSRWSLLPGWLMGALLLFFVRQQRPWVGFVGILCVNTLATGLVNLEVFPGSIAGNFGMAFGGALFLALAFLADRLVVGPRASFAGTLFLPAAMTGLELFSSMGSPFGTWGSLAYTQAGSPVLVQLVSVTGLWGLTFVLVWFASVVNWAFEHRDEGRRVRRGVAVFAGVLGVILAFGALRLARAGSVGERVQVAGITVAGEVAAGREAGLSRLIQGGTFGDEDWRAFAEASGAVNEELLRLSEREAERGAKIILWSEGNAVVLAGQLPALLSRGSALARERRVWLGMAVASLEPSAERMLRNELILMGPDGSVAWRYVKARPVPGWEADHSIPGSQEVPVLRDAGVGNLGGAICFDGDFPAHFAGPASRGLELLLLPASDWRAITSMHMRQAMFRAVEQGFSMLRQANQGLSMAVDGYGRVYGELDHFKTEDRVLRAELPVGRVPTLYARIGDSVGVVSGLATLGWLGWAVVAGLARRWRARGRLQAQPSA; encoded by the coding sequence ATGTCCACTGAAAAAGGTTCGCAGCGCTTGCCCATGTTCCTGCCGTGGCTCGCCCTCGTGGGCGGGGCCGGCATGTCGATGCTGTCGGGCTCGCGCTGGTCGCTGCTTCCCGGCTGGTTGATGGGCGCCTTGTTGCTCTTCTTCGTCCGCCAGCAGCGGCCGTGGGTGGGATTCGTCGGCATTCTCTGCGTGAACACCCTCGCCACGGGCCTGGTGAACCTGGAGGTGTTTCCAGGGTCCATCGCGGGCAATTTCGGGATGGCCTTTGGTGGCGCGCTCTTCCTGGCGCTGGCATTCCTGGCGGACCGGCTCGTCGTGGGGCCGCGGGCGTCGTTTGCGGGGACGCTCTTCCTGCCTGCGGCGATGACGGGGCTCGAGCTGTTCAGCAGTATGGGCAGCCCTTTCGGCACCTGGGGATCGCTGGCCTACACGCAGGCTGGCTCGCCCGTGCTGGTGCAGCTCGTATCGGTGACGGGATTGTGGGGCCTGACGTTCGTCCTCGTGTGGTTCGCGTCCGTGGTCAACTGGGCCTTCGAGCACCGGGACGAGGGGCGCCGCGTGCGGCGTGGCGTCGCGGTATTCGCGGGCGTGCTCGGCGTCATCCTCGCTTTCGGCGCGCTGCGGCTCGCGCGTGCGGGGAGCGTGGGCGAGCGCGTGCAAGTCGCGGGCATCACGGTCGCGGGGGAGGTGGCCGCGGGACGCGAGGCCGGGTTGTCCCGGCTCATCCAGGGCGGGACCTTTGGTGACGAGGACTGGCGTGCGTTCGCCGAAGCCTCGGGCGCGGTGAACGAGGAGCTGTTGCGCCTGTCGGAGCGCGAGGCCGAGCGAGGGGCGAAGATCATCCTGTGGTCCGAGGGCAATGCGGTGGTGCTGGCCGGGCAGTTGCCGGCCCTGCTCTCACGGGGGAGCGCCCTGGCGCGCGAGCGGCGGGTTTGGCTCGGCATGGCGGTGGCGAGCCTCGAGCCCTCGGCGGAGCGCATGTTGCGCAACGAACTCATCCTGATGGGGCCGGATGGGAGCGTGGCCTGGCGCTACGTGAAGGCGCGGCCGGTCCCGGGGTGGGAAGCGGACCACTCCATTCCTGGTAGCCAGGAGGTGCCGGTGCTGCGCGACGCGGGCGTGGGGAACCTGGGGGGTGCCATCTGCTTCGATGGGGACTTCCCGGCGCATTTCGCCGGCCCCGCGTCGCGTGGGCTCGAGCTGCTCCTGCTGCCAGCCAGCGACTGGCGAGCCATCACCTCGATGCACATGCGACAGGCGATGTTCCGCGCAGTGGAGCAGGGCTTCAGCATGTTGCGGCAAGCGAACCAGGGCCTGTCGATGGCAGTGGATGGCTACGGGCGCGTGTATGGCGAGCTCGACCATTTCAAGACGGAGGATCGCGTATTGCGCGCGGAGCTGCCGGTGGGGCGGGTGCCCACGCTCTACGCGCGCATCGGCGATTCCGTGGGGGTGGTCTCGGGCCTGGCCACGCTGGGATGGCTGGGCTGGGCCGTCGTGGCGGGGCTTGCCCGGCGGTGGCGTGCGCGTGGGAGGCTTCAGGCGCAGCCAAGCGCTTGA
- the catB gene encoding type B chloramphenicol O-acetyltransferase: MTNYFENPFKGKLLSEQVSNPNIIVGRYSYYSGYYHGHSFDECARYLFPDRNDVDKLIIGSYCSIASGVAFIMAGNQGHRNDWVSTFPFFYMNQMNPEPAFAEALDAFRPAGDTVVGSDVWIGSEAMIMPGIRIGHGAMIGSRAVVTRDVEPYTIVGGNPAKPIRKRFSDEEIAMLLEMAWWDWPLERLKDAMKLLCSNDIAALHRHWKAWS, from the coding sequence ATGACGAACTACTTCGAAAACCCCTTCAAGGGGAAGCTGCTGTCCGAGCAGGTGTCGAACCCCAACATCATCGTGGGCCGATACAGCTACTACTCGGGATACTATCATGGCCACTCGTTCGACGAATGTGCGCGGTACCTTTTTCCGGACCGCAACGACGTGGACAAGCTCATCATTGGTAGCTACTGCTCGATCGCGAGCGGCGTGGCCTTCATCATGGCGGGCAACCAGGGCCACCGAAACGACTGGGTCTCGACGTTCCCGTTCTTCTACATGAACCAGATGAACCCGGAGCCAGCGTTTGCCGAGGCGCTCGATGCGTTCCGTCCCGCAGGCGATACCGTCGTCGGAAGCGATGTCTGGATCGGCTCCGAGGCCATGATCATGCCCGGCATCCGCATCGGCCATGGCGCCATGATCGGGAGCCGCGCGGTCGTGACCAGGGACGTCGAGCCGTACACGATCGTCGGCGGCAATCCTGCCAAGCCGATACGGAAACGTTTCTCCGACGAGGAGATCGCCATGCTTCTGGAGATGGCGTGGTGGGACTGGCCGCTCGAGCGGCTCAAAGATGCGATGAAGCTGCTCTGCTCCAACGACATCGCAGCCCTCCATCGGCACTGGAAAGCGTGGTCGTGA
- a CDS encoding N-acyl-D-amino-acid deacylase family protein — protein sequence MIRSPGSPTMPPLRRLLPSAALLALLTACAPAPTSPSTQPPPQAPPPPPPPSHTLPLQRPPPQALPPPPPQAPPPPFRSDEVFRLAIRGGHVIDGSGAPRRRADVLVRGDRIAFVGDVDPSVRAERTLDATGAVVTPGFIDAHSHGNPLGDVEYALAMGVTTLVVGQDGRSPATRIGPWLAKIDAGRPRVHVAALVGHGTVRSLAGAALQTKPRPAELERMRDLVAQALHDGAFGLSTGLEYDPGRGASMDELVALAEPVGALGGVVMSHLRSEDDDRIESSLDELFEMCGKAKARAHVAHLKIVLGRGVPRAERLLARIEKARVQGLHVTADLYPYAASYTSLAVLFPDFARPPSSYANALWGRRPELAAFLRARVEKRNGPGAILFGTGAFAGRTLEQVATSRRVPFEDILIDMGPNGAEVAYFVMDEAVVARLFADPFVMVGTDGGGGGRHPRGFGAFARVVEALVEKRALVPLEEAVRKMSDLPARTLGLEGERGCVREGCGADLLVFSPAEVHERASFTAPHRLAEGMRFVVVGGVIEREGGKATPGRGGRALRFARADGR from the coding sequence GTGATACGAAGCCCGGGCAGCCCGACAATGCCCCCGCTCCGCCGCCTCCTCCCCAGCGCCGCGCTCCTCGCCCTGCTCACGGCCTGCGCCCCTGCGCCCACTTCCCCGTCCACGCAGCCGCCGCCGCAAGCGCCGCCGCCGCCGCCCCCGCCTTCGCACACGCTCCCGCTCCAACGTCCGCCGCCGCAAGCGCTCCCGCCGCCACCGCCGCAAGCGCCGCCGCCGCCCTTCCGCTCCGACGAGGTCTTCCGCCTCGCCATCCGCGGGGGCCACGTCATCGACGGCTCGGGCGCGCCTCGCCGCCGCGCCGATGTCCTCGTCCGCGGCGATCGCATTGCCTTCGTCGGCGACGTCGACCCCTCCGTGCGCGCCGAGCGCACCCTCGACGCCACCGGCGCCGTCGTCACCCCCGGATTCATCGACGCCCATTCCCACGGCAATCCCCTCGGCGACGTCGAATACGCCCTCGCCATGGGCGTCACCACGCTCGTCGTCGGCCAGGACGGCCGGAGCCCCGCCACCCGGATCGGCCCGTGGCTGGCCAAAATCGACGCCGGAAGGCCCCGCGTCCACGTCGCCGCCCTCGTCGGTCACGGCACCGTGCGCAGCCTCGCCGGCGCCGCCCTGCAAACGAAGCCCCGCCCCGCCGAGCTCGAGCGAATGCGGGATCTCGTCGCGCAGGCTCTCCACGATGGCGCGTTCGGGCTCAGCACCGGCCTCGAATACGACCCGGGCCGCGGCGCCTCGATGGACGAGCTCGTCGCCCTCGCCGAGCCCGTCGGCGCGCTGGGCGGCGTCGTCATGAGCCACCTCCGCAGCGAGGACGACGATCGCATCGAATCGTCGCTCGACGAGCTCTTCGAGATGTGCGGCAAGGCAAAGGCCCGCGCCCACGTCGCGCACCTCAAGATCGTCCTCGGCCGCGGCGTCCCCCGCGCCGAGCGCCTGCTCGCTCGAATCGAAAAAGCCCGCGTCCAAGGCCTGCACGTCACCGCCGACCTTTATCCCTACGCCGCGAGTTACACCTCCCTCGCCGTCCTCTTCCCCGACTTCGCGCGCCCGCCGTCGTCGTATGCCAATGCCCTCTGGGGCCGACGCCCGGAGCTCGCCGCATTCCTCCGCGCTCGCGTGGAGAAACGCAATGGCCCCGGGGCGATCCTCTTCGGCACGGGCGCGTTCGCCGGCAGGACGCTCGAGCAGGTCGCCACGTCTCGCCGCGTCCCCTTCGAGGACATCCTCATCGACATGGGACCCAACGGCGCCGAGGTCGCGTATTTCGTGATGGACGAGGCCGTCGTGGCGCGCTTGTTCGCCGATCCTTTCGTCATGGTCGGCACCGACGGGGGCGGCGGCGGCCGGCACCCGCGTGGCTTCGGCGCCTTTGCGCGGGTGGTCGAGGCGCTCGTCGAGAAACGCGCGCTCGTTCCGCTGGAAGAGGCCGTGCGCAAGATGAGTGATTTGCCGGCCCGCACGCTCGGGCTCGAGGGCGAGCGGGGCTGCGTGCGGGAGGGATGCGGTGCCGATCTCCTGGTCTTTTCGCCCGCCGAGGTCCACGAGCGCGCGAGCTTCACCGCGCCGCATCGCCTCGCCGAGGGCATGCGCTTCGTCGTGGTCGGCGGCGTCATCGAGCGGGAGGGAGGGAAGGCCACGCCAGGCCGCGGGGGGCGCGCATTGCGATTTGCGAGAGCCGACGGGCGGTGA
- a CDS encoding DUF7594 domain-containing protein, with the protein MGMKRYWRASFVLGAMLLGCGGLEQDIAEGEDDGIVGEDEQAIEAVDPGETLLVGTATIQATAVTQNAGTVNAHPVAAVASGTVSQLKVYVDSTNTATTLRLGLYSQASSAPAALVASCSIISVTNGAWNACSVAGSPSVTSGATYYVAPLAPSGGNPVTLRRSSGSSTAHWKSGQSSLPSPYGTSGGTFTAGNLSFAAVAATSTSTTVTLNPVADAEVKANASTTNYGSATSVTSDHVDSAIGGQSSFYLKFDVSGLPAGSTITSAKLRCYVTNHAGASAWPSVYATGTSWIETGTGSITWTNKPATTGSSLGVFPGGTANAYAELDVTSGVTGNGTYSFGFIPVAIDDGMTCNSREAASNKPELVLQYSGGSTTTALSCPSGYTEVFRDDFDGASVDTTKWSIANQNTGGGEFTQLTHMLSANVSVSGGTLKIASKRHCSDPYPTITAENPGQCAGTNYYSGGWISGKTGHAPGKGLMIFRAKMPSSVRGYFPALWARNTHGWETSTYGELDLIEKWWDMGGKGTDADDDLMASTTHIFNGTKTSHTTNNNLGPYAGSSTGFHVWEVEWNATVTPATIKYYYRDSPASTRNLLRTVTYSSTWNASLTDQNVKDALNDTGCSTNCGFRPYIDFAVQPDTAYHVSPDTATTYDPTDLEVDSVITCDG; encoded by the coding sequence ATGGGTATGAAGCGATACTGGCGAGCGTCGTTCGTGCTCGGCGCGATGCTCCTCGGGTGTGGTGGGCTGGAGCAGGACATTGCCGAGGGGGAGGACGATGGTATCGTCGGTGAGGACGAGCAGGCCATCGAGGCGGTGGATCCAGGGGAGACGCTCCTCGTCGGGACCGCGACCATCCAGGCCACTGCGGTGACGCAGAATGCCGGCACGGTCAACGCCCACCCCGTCGCGGCCGTCGCGTCGGGAACGGTCTCCCAATTGAAGGTCTACGTCGATTCGACCAACACGGCGACGACCCTCCGGCTCGGCCTGTACTCGCAGGCGAGCTCGGCTCCGGCGGCGCTCGTCGCCTCCTGCAGCATCATCAGCGTCACCAACGGCGCCTGGAATGCGTGCTCCGTCGCGGGTAGCCCGAGCGTCACCAGCGGAGCCACCTACTACGTGGCGCCGCTCGCGCCGTCGGGGGGCAATCCCGTGACGCTGCGCAGGAGCAGCGGCAGCAGCACGGCTCATTGGAAGTCGGGACAGAGCAGCCTGCCCTCACCCTATGGCACGTCGGGCGGCACCTTCACGGCGGGCAACCTCTCTTTCGCGGCCGTGGCGGCGACCTCCACCTCGACCACGGTCACGCTCAATCCCGTTGCCGATGCGGAGGTCAAAGCCAATGCGTCGACGACCAACTACGGCTCGGCCACCTCGGTGACGAGCGACCACGTCGATTCGGCCATCGGGGGACAGTCGAGCTTCTATTTGAAGTTCGACGTCTCCGGGCTTCCGGCCGGCAGCACCATCACCTCTGCCAAGCTTCGCTGCTACGTCACCAACCACGCCGGCGCCAGCGCGTGGCCTTCCGTGTATGCGACGGGAACGAGCTGGATCGAGACGGGCACGGGGAGCATCACCTGGACCAACAAGCCGGCCACGACGGGCTCGTCTCTCGGCGTTTTCCCGGGCGGCACCGCGAACGCGTACGCGGAGCTCGACGTCACCTCGGGGGTCACGGGGAACGGAACCTACAGCTTCGGCTTCATTCCGGTCGCCATCGACGACGGCATGACCTGTAACTCGAGAGAAGCTGCCTCGAACAAGCCCGAGCTCGTCCTCCAGTATTCCGGAGGCTCCACCACCACCGCGCTGAGCTGCCCCTCCGGCTACACCGAGGTTTTCCGGGACGATTTCGATGGCGCCAGCGTGGACACGACGAAGTGGAGCATCGCCAACCAGAACACCGGGGGCGGCGAGTTCACGCAGCTCACGCACATGCTGTCCGCCAACGTCTCGGTCTCGGGCGGCACCTTGAAGATCGCGTCGAAGCGTCACTGCAGCGACCCTTATCCGACCATCACGGCGGAAAACCCGGGTCAATGTGCCGGGACGAACTACTACTCGGGCGGCTGGATCTCCGGAAAGACCGGCCATGCGCCAGGAAAGGGTTTGATGATCTTCCGCGCGAAGATGCCCTCCTCGGTGCGAGGCTACTTCCCGGCGCTCTGGGCCAGGAACACCCACGGGTGGGAGACGAGCACCTACGGTGAGCTCGATCTGATCGAAAAGTGGTGGGACATGGGCGGCAAGGGGACGGATGCAGACGACGACCTGATGGCGTCCACCACGCACATTTTCAATGGCACCAAGACCAGCCACACGACGAACAACAACCTCGGCCCGTACGCCGGCTCGAGCACCGGGTTCCATGTCTGGGAAGTGGAGTGGAATGCCACCGTGACCCCGGCGACGATCAAGTACTACTACCGCGACAGCCCCGCGAGCACGCGCAATCTCCTCCGGACCGTCACGTACAGCTCGACATGGAACGCCTCCCTGACCGATCAGAACGTGAAGGACGCGCTCAACGACACCGGTTGCAGCACCAACTGCGGCTTCCGGCCGTACATCGATTTCGCGGTGCAGCCGGACACGGCCTATCACGTGAGTCCCGACACGGCGACGACATACGATCCGACCGATCTCGAGGTGGATTCCGTCATCACCTGTGATGGATAG
- a CDS encoding FAD-dependent monooxygenase, producing MKRHVLITGASIAGPALAWWLDRHGMAVTVVERAPEFRDGGQNIDVRGAGRTVVRRMGLEEAIRKRTTHEEAITFVDERNNVRARIGAEQFGGNGPVAELEILRGELARLLVEHSRDSADYVFGDRIAAVHDRGDKVEVRFEHGEERAFDLVIVAEGIGSSTRKMVFGDEVERVPLDLYTSYFTIPRGENDGNVSRWFNAPGGRSVFLRPDNFGTTRAGLSLQEKPRGYEKLSQDEQKALLKEKFADAGWETPRVLAGLDAAKDFYFEAVGQVKMRRWSKGRVALLGDAAYCASPISGMGTSLALVGAYVLAGELARSDDHARAFAAYERIMRPYVDKAQDVPKVGPRIAHPKTRTGIALQQAALSLVTRPAFRRLAGKLLSPPSDKIDLPDYGQSMNGV from the coding sequence ATGAAGCGACACGTTTTGATCACCGGGGCGAGCATCGCGGGTCCTGCTCTGGCCTGGTGGCTCGACCGCCACGGCATGGCGGTGACGGTTGTGGAACGCGCCCCCGAGTTCCGGGACGGCGGGCAGAACATCGACGTGCGCGGCGCCGGCCGGACGGTGGTCCGACGCATGGGGCTCGAGGAGGCGATTCGCAAGCGGACGACGCACGAGGAGGCGATCACCTTCGTGGACGAGCGGAACAACGTGCGGGCCAGGATCGGCGCGGAGCAGTTCGGCGGCAATGGTCCTGTCGCCGAGCTCGAGATCCTCCGCGGCGAGCTCGCGCGGTTGCTTGTCGAGCACAGCCGCGATTCGGCCGACTATGTCTTCGGCGACAGGATCGCCGCCGTCCACGACCGCGGCGACAAGGTCGAGGTCCGCTTCGAGCACGGCGAAGAGCGCGCGTTCGACCTGGTCATCGTCGCGGAGGGGATTGGCTCGTCCACGCGCAAAATGGTGTTCGGGGATGAGGTCGAGCGCGTTCCGCTCGACCTGTATACCTCCTATTTCACGATTCCGCGCGGCGAGAACGACGGCAACGTCTCGCGCTGGTTCAATGCGCCGGGTGGCCGCAGCGTCTTCCTGCGGCCGGACAATTTCGGCACCACGCGCGCCGGGCTTTCCCTGCAGGAGAAGCCCCGAGGCTACGAGAAGCTGTCGCAGGACGAGCAGAAGGCACTTCTGAAGGAGAAGTTCGCGGACGCCGGCTGGGAGACGCCGCGCGTCCTCGCCGGGCTCGACGCGGCGAAGGACTTCTACTTCGAGGCCGTCGGACAGGTGAAGATGAGGCGCTGGTCCAAGGGGCGCGTCGCGTTGCTCGGGGACGCCGCCTACTGCGCCTCGCCGATCAGCGGAATGGGCACGAGCCTCGCGCTCGTCGGCGCCTATGTGCTCGCCGGCGAGCTGGCGAGGAGCGACGATCACGCCAGGGCATTCGCCGCTTACGAGCGCATCATGCGCCCTTATGTCGACAAGGCCCAGGACGTGCCCAAGGTGGGACCGCGTATCGCACACCCGAAAACGCGCACCGGAATCGCCCTCCAGCAGGCCGCCCTGAGTCTCGTGACCAGGCCCGCGTTCCGCAGGCTCGCCGGCAAGCTGCTGTCTCCGCCCTCCGACAAGATCGATCTGCCGGACTACGGCCAGAGCATGAATGGTGTGTGA
- a CDS encoding DUF4082 domain-containing protein — translation MTLGSGTPAEAHYGGPEYLFGPNDTYPTERIHEVTDTNDVILAMEFKTEVAGTVSGARICLDLSPAELSARLPLYAYLWDAQGNLLASGGAYEGITGASPCFYDVYFSATSVQAWTSYVIGFGLPGGQYSYVDYGFDTSYSNATTGHLIAPSADLSIYGNGLYAYTSSFTSPPFPTDSWHNSNYLVSPRFTPAAH, via the coding sequence ATGACGCTCGGTAGCGGCACGCCCGCAGAGGCGCATTACGGAGGGCCCGAGTACCTGTTCGGCCCCAACGATACGTATCCCACCGAGCGCATTCACGAGGTCACCGACACCAACGACGTCATCCTCGCGATGGAGTTCAAGACCGAGGTCGCCGGGACGGTCAGCGGCGCCCGGATCTGCCTCGACCTCAGCCCGGCCGAGCTGAGCGCGCGGCTCCCCCTCTATGCTTATCTCTGGGACGCCCAGGGGAACCTCCTCGCCTCGGGCGGCGCGTACGAGGGGATCACCGGCGCAAGCCCCTGCTTCTACGATGTCTACTTCAGCGCGACGTCGGTCCAGGCGTGGACGAGCTATGTGATCGGGTTCGGGCTCCCGGGCGGGCAGTACTCGTACGTGGACTACGGGTTCGACACCAGCTATTCGAATGCCACGACGGGGCACCTCATCGCGCCGTCGGCCGACCTGTCCATTTACGGCAACGGGCTGTACGCCTACACCTCGAGCTTCACCAGCCCGCCGTTCCCGACCGATAGCTGGCACAACAGCAATTACCTCGTCAGCCCGAGGTTCACGCCCGCCGCGCACTGA
- a CDS encoding STAS domain-containing protein, which produces MRAEHERRIAELEGKLEAAEHGQRLEAERFRLTVDGAPIGMALVGLDGTFIRANHALGELFGYTPEELVKVRFQDITHPQDLQSDLDLLGRVFHGEIARYELRKRYFRKDGAVIHADLHVSMVRDGRGAPLHFISQILDVTEKLRAEEILRERLAELSTPLIPIRDDVMIMPLIGAIDSERAERVLTTLLAGASNSGARVAIVDVTGVVAVNEQVASALLRAARAVRLLGTHMVLSGIGPEVARTLIAVGADLSGIVTCGNLQAAVAHAVKLARESG; this is translated from the coding sequence ATGCGCGCCGAGCATGAGCGGCGCATCGCGGAGCTGGAGGGCAAGCTCGAGGCTGCCGAGCATGGGCAGCGCCTCGAGGCGGAGCGATTCCGGCTGACGGTCGACGGCGCTCCCATCGGGATGGCCCTCGTCGGGCTCGATGGCACGTTCATTCGCGCCAATCACGCGCTCGGCGAGCTTTTCGGCTACACGCCCGAGGAGCTCGTGAAGGTTCGCTTCCAGGACATCACGCATCCGCAGGACCTGCAGAGCGACCTCGACCTCCTCGGCCGGGTGTTCCACGGCGAGATCGCGCGGTACGAGCTGCGCAAGCGATACTTCCGCAAGGACGGCGCCGTCATCCACGCCGACCTGCACGTCTCCATGGTGCGCGACGGGCGTGGCGCGCCGCTCCATTTCATCTCGCAGATCCTCGACGTCACCGAGAAGCTGCGCGCCGAGGAGATCCTGCGCGAGAGGCTGGCCGAGCTCTCCACGCCCCTCATTCCCATCCGCGACGATGTCATGATCATGCCGCTCATCGGCGCGATCGATTCCGAGCGCGCGGAGCGGGTGCTCACGACCTTGCTCGCGGGCGCGAGCAACAGCGGCGCGCGCGTCGCGATCGTGGACGTCACCGGCGTGGTCGCCGTGAACGAGCAGGTGGCGAGCGCCCTGCTGCGCGCTGCGCGGGCCGTGCGTCTGCTCGGCACGCACATGGTCCTGAGCGGTATCGGACCCGAGGTGGCGCGCACGCTGATCGCCGTGGGCGCCGACCTGTCCGGCATCGTCACCTGCGGGAACCTGCAAGCGGCCGTCGCGCACGCCGTCAAGCTCGCACGCGAGAGCGGCTGA
- a CDS encoding sialidase family protein: MNARSRCAFFFLVAASIAACGAEPPPGGGKDGQTWTEPACTSVSGTANVTFTLDEGATLAPTGNATLTARQAFVAALDTANTLLATNDGKLLRSTDAGCTWTPLGDVAQDLQLVAAEGGRAYGYTTIGANLVRIDGTTITKLTQPADELRGLGVDPTDGAHLRVGDDNGKLWESKDAGASWSPIGVTVPGVDPESGLVYVFAFDPANLDHIAVGTSLPPLHVSEDGGSTWQKPTGIGQGNANVLSIVISPADGNVVWAQGMDLDDLVNPDGRTIWRSTDRGLTFAPVVKQGSGVHIPNQTLLAADPTNTDVLYFFFNADVHRYDDATGNVTTKNNAHAETTSVAFSPAKPGLMYLGLQGFAPEN, from the coding sequence ATGAATGCACGAAGCCGATGCGCGTTTTTCTTCCTCGTCGCAGCGTCCATTGCAGCCTGTGGCGCAGAGCCGCCTCCCGGGGGCGGCAAGGATGGGCAGACCTGGACGGAGCCCGCGTGCACCTCGGTGTCCGGTACGGCGAACGTCACCTTCACGCTCGACGAAGGCGCGACGCTCGCGCCCACCGGGAATGCGACGCTGACCGCCCGCCAGGCCTTCGTCGCGGCGCTGGACACGGCGAACACGCTCCTCGCCACGAACGACGGCAAGCTCCTTCGCTCCACCGACGCGGGCTGCACCTGGACCCCCCTCGGCGACGTCGCCCAGGATCTGCAACTCGTCGCGGCCGAAGGCGGACGGGCCTACGGCTACACGACCATTGGCGCGAACCTCGTCCGGATCGACGGAACCACGATCACCAAGCTCACACAGCCGGCGGACGAGCTGCGCGGCCTGGGCGTCGACCCGACCGACGGCGCACACCTGCGCGTCGGCGATGACAATGGCAAGCTCTGGGAATCGAAGGACGCCGGCGCGAGCTGGTCGCCCATCGGCGTCACGGTGCCCGGCGTCGACCCCGAATCTGGGCTGGTCTACGTCTTCGCCTTCGACCCGGCGAACCTCGATCACATCGCCGTCGGAACCTCGTTGCCGCCCCTCCACGTGAGCGAGGACGGCGGGAGCACCTGGCAAAAGCCCACCGGGATCGGCCAGGGCAACGCCAATGTCCTCTCGATCGTGATCTCCCCCGCCGACGGCAATGTCGTATGGGCGCAGGGAATGGATCTCGACGACCTCGTGAACCCCGACGGCCGCACCATCTGGCGCTCGACGGACCGCGGCCTGACCTTCGCGCCCGTGGTGAAACAGGGCTCCGGGGTTCACATTCCAAACCAGACGCTGCTCGCCGCCGATCCGACGAACACCGACGTCCTTTACTTCTTCTTCAACGCTGACGTCCACCGATACGACGACGCGACCGGGAACGTCACGACCAAGAACAACGCCCATGCCGAGACCACGTCGGTCGCATTCTCGCCGGCGAAGCCGGGCTTGATGTATCTCGGGCTGCAAGGGTTCGCGCCCGAGAACTAG